A window of the Lactuca sativa cultivar Salinas chromosome 5, Lsat_Salinas_v11, whole genome shotgun sequence genome harbors these coding sequences:
- the LOC111918472 gene encoding glucan endo-1,3-beta-D-glucosidase, whose amino-acid sequence MFFIFFIGHHLPTGGREDKSNHSRTHPSKFQICTPSNNKSFHTTTFPYQHTHSYRGKSMALPASSVHPIMFFILCSFLLQFCSFSSSQSFIGVNYGLLADNLPAPEATAKLLQSTSIGKVRMYGADPAIIRALANTGIGIVIGAANGDIPALASDPNFATQWVNSNVLAYPNSKIIVITVGNEVMTAVDQSLVPLCLPAMQNVQNALNAASLGGKIKVSTVHSMAVLGASDPPSSAVFNSGFSDTMRSLLKFHSANGSPFMINPYPFFAYQSDPRPETLAFSLFQPNSGRVDSGNGIKYMNMFDAQVDAVRSALNAMGFKDIEIVVAETGWAYKGDPNEIGPSVDNAKAYNGNLINHLRSKVGTPLMPGKSIDTYIFALYDEDLKPGPGSERGFGLFKPDLSMAYDVGLSKSSQTPASPTTPASPSPVQAAGWCVPKSEASDAQLQSNLDYVCGQGFDCGPIQPGGVCFEPNTIASHAAYAMNLLYQTSGRNPWNCDFVQTATLTSNNPSYNSCIYPGGI is encoded by the exons ATGTTTTTCATCTTCTTCATCGGCCACCACCTTCCCACCGGAGGAAGAGAGGACAAATCCAACCACTCTAGGACCCACCCCTCTAAATTTCAAATTTGTACTCCTTCAAATAATAAATCTTTTCATACTACCACTTTTCCTTATCAACACACACATAGTTACAGAGGAAAATCCATGGCGCTGCCGGCGAGTTCTGTTCACCCAATCATGTTCTTCATTCTTTGCAGTTTTTTACTGCAATTTTGTAGTTTTTCCA GTTCACAATCGTTTATTGGTGTAAACTACGGGCTTCTCGCCGACAACCTTCCGGCGCCGGAAGCTACAGCAAAGCTTCTCCAGTCGACGTCGATAGGTAAAGTGAGGATGTACGGTGCTGATCCTGCAATCATCCGTGCTTTAGCTAATACCGGAATCGGAATCGTGATCGGAGCTGCGAACGGTGATATTCCGGCATTGGCGTCGGATCCGAATTTCGCAACTCAGTGGGTCAACTCAAACGTTTTGGCTTATCCAAATAGCAAGATCATTGTCATCACGGTTGGGAATGAAGTGATGACCGCTGTTGACCAAAGTCTTGTGCCCCTTTGTCTGCCCGCCATGCAAAATGTCCAAAACGCCCTTAATGCAG CATCATTGGGTGGGAAAATCAAGGTATCAACGGTGCACTCGATGGCGGTGTTAGGAGCCTCAGATCCACCTTCGTCAGCAGTTTTCAATTCAGGGTTCAGCGACACCATGAGATCACTGTTGAAGTTTCACAGTGCAAATGGGTCGCCTTTCATGATCAACCCTTACCCATTCTTCGCTTACCAGAGTGATCCACGCCCTGAAACCCTAGCTTTTTCTCTCTTTCAACCCAACTCCGGCCGAGTCGACTCAGGCAACGGTATTAAGTACATGAACATGTTCGATGCCCAG GTGGATGCTGTGAGGTCTGCATTAAATGCAATGGGGTTCAAGGACATTGAAATTGTGGTTGCAGAAACAGGGTGGGCTTACAAAGGCGACCCGAATGAGATTGGGCCCAGTGTGGATAACGCCAAAGCCTATAATGGTAATTTGATCAACCACTTAAGATCAAAGGTTGGAACACCATTGATGCCCGGAAAATCCATTGATACATACATCTTTGCACTCTATGATGAGGATTTGAAGCCTGGGCCGGGTTCTGAAAGAGGATTCGGACTTTTTAAGCCGGATCTCTCCATGGCTTATGACGTTGGGCTTTCCAAAAGTAGTCAG ACTCCGGCGAGTCCTACAACTCCGGCATCACCATCGCCGGTTCAGGCGGCAGGGTGGTGCGTGCCCAAATCAGAGGCATCCGATGCACAATTGCAGTCAAATCTTGACTATGTATGTGGTCAAGGGTTTGATTGTGGTCCAATTCAACCTGGTGGTGTGTGTTTTGAGCCCAACACAATAGCATCCCATGCGGCTTATGCAATGAATCTCCTTTATCAAACGTCTGGTAGGAACCCATGGAATTGTGATTTTGTTCAAACTGCTACGCTTACATCCAACAACCCTA GTTACAACAGTTGTATTTATCCTGGTGGAATATGA
- the LOC111918471 gene encoding cyclase-associated protein 1, with product MEEKLIQRLESAVARLESLSVGSQSRGVDLDAMAASTDPSIIAFEDLLTEYVGKVSSIAAKIGGQVQDVTNVLSEAFCVQKELLIKIKQTKKPDMVGLGEFLKPLNEKLMKAISMTEGRRSDFFNHLKSVAESLTALAWIAYVGKDMGMSMPIAHVEESWQAAEFYNNKVLVEYRNKDANHVEWARALKELYIPGLRDYVKSHYPLGPVWSATGAAVSVSASAPPKAASKPSGPAPPPPPPASLFTSESSQPSSSRPKVGMAAVFQEIGSKPVTAGLRKVTDDMKTKNRSDRAGFVSTGEKEVRATAASVSKVAPPKFELQMGRKWVVENQIGKKDLLIEKCDSKQTVYIFGCKDSVLQIKGKVNNITVDKCTKMGVVFTDVVAACEIVNCNSVEVQCQGTAPTISVDNSAGCQLYLSKDSLEASITTAKSSEINVLVPGPDNDLVEHALPQQYIHSFKEGQFLTTPVSHSGG from the exons ATGGAGGAGAAGTTGATACAGCGGTTGGAGTCCGCCGTAGCACGGCTGGAGTCGCTTTCTGTTGGTTCGCAGTCCCGAGGCGTCGACCTTGATGCGATGGCCGCGTCGACGGATCCGTCGATCATCGCATTTGAAGATCTTTTGACGGAATACGTCGGCAAGGTTTCGAGTATTGCGGCGAAGATTGGGGGACAAGTTCAGGACGTTACTAATGTACTTAGTGAAGCTTTCTGTGTTCAAAAGGAGCTTCTCATCAAGATCAAGCAAACTAAG AAACCTGACATGGTAGGATTGGGTGAATTCCTCAAGCCATTAAATGAAAAACTAATGAAAGCAATCAGCATGACAGAAGGAAGGCGATCTGATTTCTTCAACCACTTAAAATCTGTCGCCGAGAGTCTAACAGCTTTAGCATGGATTGCATATGTGGGCAAAGATATGG GAATGAGCATGCCTATTGCACATGTGGAAGAATCTTGGCAGGCAGCTGAATTCTACAACAATAAG GTTCTTGTAGAATATAGAAATAAGGATGCGAATCATGTGGAGTGGGCTAGAGCTCTAAAAGAACTTTATATACCTGGATTAAGGGATTATGTGAAGAGTCATTATCCTTTGGGACCCGTATGGAGTGCCACAGGGGCAGCTGTATCTGTATCTGCTTCTGCCCCACCAAAAGCTGCTTCTAAACCAAGTGGTCCTGCTCCTCCACCCCCTCCACCTGCATCACTCTTCACCTCTGAATCTTCTCAGCCATCTTCATCCCGCCCAAAGGTAGGAATGGCTGCTGTTTTTCAAGAAATTGGTTCAAAGCCAGTTACTGCTG GATTAAGAAAGGTGACAGATGATATGAAGACCAAGAATCGTTCAGATAGAGCTGGCTTTGTGAGTACTGGTGAGAAAGAAGTTCGTGCAACTGCAGCATCTGTTTCTAAAGTTGCTCCTCCAAAGTTTGAGCTTCAAATGGGTCGCAA ATGGGTTGTTGAGAATCAAATCGGGAAGAAGGATCTGTTGATCGAAAAGTGTGATTCGAAGCAAACGGTGTACATTTTCGGATGCAAAGATTCAGTTCTACAAATTAAAG GGAAAGTTAACAACATAACTGTtgataaatgcacaaaaatgggTGTAGTATTCACG GATGTTGTTGCTGCTTGTGAAATTGTTAATTGCAATAGTGTTGAGGTCCAATGCCAG GGTACAGCCCCTACTATTTCAGTGGACAACTCAGCAGGTTGCCAGCTGTACTTGAGCAAGGATTCTTTAGAGGCTTCTATAACAACTGCCAAGTCTAGTGAAATTAATGTGTTGGTGCCTGGTCCTGACAATGATTTG GTGGAGCATGCTTTACCACAGCAGTACATTCATAGTTTCAAGGAAGGACAATTTCTAACAACACCCGTCTCCCACTCTGGAGGGTAA